One Solanum lycopersicum chromosome 2, SLM_r2.1 genomic region harbors:
- the AGO2A gene encoding argonaute 2A, whose amino-acid sequence MDRGNYRRGGGHDNAGRGGGNRGRGQGRGGGRGEPQIGGGRGGTHIGGGSQMGQPPQQWGNQPRGSGQYQIRGGAPQNQPGQNYPVNQNPGRGGTWVNQPVQRGGGGGGSAWPRPQQQGSGVPNTTWPRPPPQQQGSGSGVANAWARPPPQRSQQHGGGNQQQVVDRSPPQSSDPVQVDLGSLKITDQSPSSRQESSKEKRVPIARPDTGKIAVKSIALLANHFPVRFNPQSTIMHYDVDIQQRADGNRPVKKLTNKSVLHMIREKLCADDPTRFPLDKTAYDGKKNIFSAVQLPTGCFAVNWSDGEDARLRSYDITIKLVAELKLCKLKEYLSGSLSHIPRDILQGMELVMKENPTRCRTSVGRCFYSNEHLPDHDFRFGVAAYRGFQQSLKPTKGGLALCLDYSVLALRKPMPVLDFLKEYLGESNENTFRNNIRAAKGALVGLKVRVIHRRTSQKFLIKQLTDCKTREITFPLEDPEGINPPRDVLLVDYFRDKYQREIQFKDFPSLDIGKGNKKNYVPMEFCVLVEGQRYPKEDLDKDTALFLKNISLARPQDRRQAICEMVRAGDGPCGAVTRNFDIGVDRNMTRVPGRILPPPDLKLGGQNRLPVNDKCQWNLVGKSVVEGKALQRWALIDFSAQDRKPFFRLRVDEFVFRLKDRCRKLSINMEEPAVVHFTDMHVLSEVGKVHKLLDGVVNAAKREINGKLQMIVCVMTSKHNGYKYLKWVSETQIGVVTQCCLSTNANKGQDQYLANLCMKINAKLGGSNMELMDRLPNFGREDNVMFIGADVNHPAAKNVTCPSIAAVVATVNWPAANRYAARVCPQVHRTEKILEFGKMCADLVHTYKEINSVKPNKIVVFRDGVSEGQFDMVLNEELLDLAKAIYDSNYQPAITLVVAQKRHHTRLFPEGGPANVPPGTVVDTIIVHPSDFDFYLCSHFGGLGTSKPTHYHVLWDDNGFNSDSLQKLIYNMCFTFARCTKPVSLVPPVYYADLVAYRGRMFQEVLMEMNSPSSATSSSPTASFQQKFYDLHSDLQNVMFFV is encoded by the exons ATGGATCGTGGGAACTACCGACGTGGTGGCGGTCATGATAACGCCGGCAGAGGTGGAGGTAACCGTGGTCGAGGACAAGGCCGTGGTGGTGGAAGGGGTGAGCCTCAGATCGGAGGTGGAAGGGGTGGGACCCACATCGGTGGTGGGTCCCAAATGGGTCAGCCTCCACAGCAATGGGGGAATCAGCCGAGGGGATCGGGTCAATACCAGATTCGTGGTGGGGCTCCGCAAAATCAACCGGGTCAAAACTATCCGGTTAATCAGAATCCGGGTCGTGGTGGTACTTGGGTAAACCAACCGGTTCAacgtggtggtggtggtgggggtAGCGCTTGGCCACGGCCACAACAGCAGGGTAGTGGCGTTCCAAACACTACTTGGCCCCGACCACCACCGCAGCAACAGGGTAGTGGTAGTGGAGTTGCTAATGCTTGGGCCCGGCCACCGCCGCAGAGGAGTCAGCAGCATGGTGGTGGAAATCAGCAGCAGGTTGTGGATCGTTCTCCTCCTCAATCTTCTG ATCCTGTTCAAGTTGATCTGGGGTCCCTGAAAATTACAGATCAGAGTCCATCATCTCGACAAGAAAGTTCCAAGGAAAAACGTGTACCTATTGCACGACCTGATACTGGAAAAATTGCTGTCAAGTCAATTGCGCTGCTTGCTAATCATTTTCCTGTTAGATTTAATCCCCAGTCTACCATTATGCATTATGATGTGGATATTCAACAGAGGGCTGATGGGAATCGGCCTGTGAAGAAGCTAACAAACAAGTCTGTTCTCCATATGATAAGAGAAAAGCTGTGTGCGGATGACCCTACACGATTTCCCCTAGATAAAACTGCATATGACGGTAAGAAGAACATTTTCAGTGCTGTTCAACTTCCTACTGGGTGTTTTGCTGTGAACTGGTCTGACGGGGAAGATGCTAGGTTACGCTCTTATGACATTACCATCAAGCTTGTTGCTGAATTAAAACTTTGCAAGTTGAAAGAATATTTGAGTGGAAGCCTATCACATATTCCTCGTGATATACTACAAGGAATGGAGTTGGTTATGAAAGAAAATCCTACTAGGTGCAGGACTTCTGTAGGTCGTTGTTTCTACTCTAATGAGCACCTGCCCGACCATGACTTTCGTTTTGGTGTTGCTGCATATAGAGGTTTTCAACAGAGCCTAAAGCCTACAAAAGGAGGGCTTGCGTTGTGCTTAGATTACTCGGTCTTGGCACTCCGGAAACCAATGCCAGTGCTAGACTTTCTGAAGGAATATTTAGGAGAATCTAACGAAAATACCTTCAGGAACAACATTCGAGCTGCAAAGGGtgcattggttggtttgaaagTCAGGGTAATTCATCGTCGTACAAGCCAGAAGTTTCTTATTAAGCAGCTAACTGACTGCAAGACTCGTGAAATTACTTTTCCCCTTGAAGATCCCGAAGGCATAAATCCCCCGAGGGATGTTCTTCTTGTTGACTACTTCAGGGATAAATATCAGCGCGAGATTCAGTTCAAGGATTTTCCTTCATTAGATATTGGAAAAGGTAATAAGAAAAACTATGTCCCGATGGAATTCTGTGTCTTGGTTGAGGGACAACGGTATCCCAAGGAGGATTTGGATAAAGATACTGCCTTGTTTCTGAAGAACATATCACTAGCTCGACCCCAAGATAGAAGGCAGGCAATTTGTGAAATGGTACGGGCTGGAGATGGGCCGTGCGG GGCTGTCACCCGCAATTTTGATATTGGAGTTGATAGGAACATGACCCGTGTTCCGGGTCGTATTCTTCCTCCCCCTGATTTGAAGCTAGGCGGTCAAAATCGACTTCCTGTGAATGATAAATGCCAGTGGAACCTTGTTGGGAAATCTGTGGTGGAAGGCAAGGCGCTTCAGCGATGGGCTTTGATAGATTTTAGCGCTCAGGATCGCAAACCCTTCTTTAGGCTACGAGTTGATGAATTTGTCTTCAGATTGAAAGATCGGTGCAGAAAATTGAGTATTAATATGGAAGAACCTGCTGTAGTACATTTCACTGACATGCATGTACTCTCTGAAGTTGGCAAGGTTCATAAACTTCTCGATGGTGTGGTTAATGCAGCTAAACGGGAAATCAAtggtaaacttcaaatgataGTTTGTGTTATGACATCAAAGCATAATGGGTACAAATATCTTAAATGGGTATCTGAGACACAAATTGGCGTAGTAACCCAGTGTTGCTTGTCTACTAATGCCAACAAGGGACAGGATCAATATCTTGCAAACCTGTGTATGAAGATCAATGCAAAACTTGGGGGCAGCAATATGGAACTTATGGATAGACTCCCTAATTTTGGAAGAGAAGACAATGTCATGTTCATTGGAGCTGATGTTAATCATCCTGCTGCAAAGAATGTGACATGTCCATCCATAGCAGCCGTTGTTGCCACCGTCAACTGGCCAGCTGCTAATAGATATGCTGCTAGAGTTTGTCCTCAGGTTCACAGGACTGAGAAGATTCTAGAGTTTGGAAAGATGTGTGCAGACCTAGTTCATACTTATAAGGAAATCAACTCTGTTAAACCAAACAAAATTGTTGTTTTCCGTGATGGTGTGAGTGAGGGTCAGTTTGATATGGTACTCAACGAAGAGTTGCTTGATTTGGCGAAGGCTATATACGACAGTAACTATCAACCAGCAATTACTCTTGTTGTGGCTCAGAAGAGACACCATACACGGCTATTTCCTGAGGGTGGCCCTGCCAATGTGCCTCCTGGTACTGTTGTGGATACAATAATTGTTCATCCCTCTGATTTTGACTTCTATCTTTGCAGCCACTTTGGAGGGTTGGGTACCAGCAAGCCAACTCACTATCATGTTCTATGGGATGATAATGGTTTCAATTCTGACAGCTTACAAAAGCTTATATACAACATGTGTTTCACTTTTGCGCGGTGCACTAAACCTGTCTCACTTGTTCCACCAGTTTACTATGCAGACCTTGTTGCTTATAGGGGACGGATGTTTCAAGAGGTGCTTATGGAGATGAACTCTCCTAGCTCTGCAACTTCATCTTCTCCAACTGCctcatttcaacaaaaattttatgatttgcaCTCTGATTTGCAGAACGTAATGTTTTTCGTCTGA